From the genome of Bactrocera oleae isolate idBacOlea1 chromosome 2, idBacOlea1, whole genome shotgun sequence, one region includes:
- the Nmnat gene encoding nicotinamide/nicotinic acid mononucleotide adenylyltransferase 1 isoform X3 — MSTIIEDEQMNNQRMLPRIVLIACGSFSPPTPMHFRMFEIARDYFKTQGTHHVIGGIVSPTHDSYQKKGLVAGTHRFAMLKLALQSSTWIKPSDWEILQSEWSRTISVLQYHQNYMNNYINSPLESDMNGTLPGWLPPGLRERQDSVQLKLLCGADLLESFAVPGLWADKDIEDIVGSHGLVVISRYGANPEKFIFESDMLTKYQKHITLITNWVPNEVSSTMIRRLISRDQSVKYLLDDRVIDYIQMQGLFNCKT, encoded by the exons ATGTCGACAATAATTGAAGATGAGCAAATGAATAATCAGCGGATGTTGCCTCGGATTGTTCTGATAGCCTGTGGCTCCTTTAGTCCACCGACGCCAATGCACTTTCGTATGTTTG AAATTGCACGTGATTATTTCAAAACACAAGGAACACATCACGTTATTGGCGGTATCGTTTCACCCACACACGATTCCTATCAGAAGAAAGGACTCGTTGCTGGTACACATCGATTTGCTATGTTGAAATTAGCGCTGCAATCCTCAACATGgataaaa cCCTCAGACTGGGAAATACTACAATCGGAATGGTCACGCACTATCTCCGTTCTACAGTACCATCAAAACTATATGAATAACTATATTAACTCACCACTAGAAAGTGACATGAACGGCACTCTACCTGGTTGGCTGCCTCCCGGTTTGCGTGAGCGGCAGGATAGTGTGCAATTGAAATTGCTGTGTGGAGCTGATTTACTAGAATCATTTGCAGTGCCTGGATTATGGGCAGATAAGGAT attgaaGATATTGTTGGCAGTCATGGTTTGGTGGTAATTTCACGTTACGGCGCTAATCCTGAAAAATTCATTTTCGAGTCGGATATGTTGACAAAATATCAG AAACATATTACGTTAATAACGAATTGGGTACCGAATGAAGTTAGTTCAACAATGATCCGACGTCTTATTTCGCGCGATCAGTCTGTGAAATACTTGCTCGATGACAGGGTCATTGACTATATTCAAATGCAAGGACTATTTAACTGTAAAAC GTGA
- the Nmnat gene encoding nicotinamide/nicotinic acid mononucleotide adenylyltransferase 3 isoform X1, which produces MSTIIEDEQMNNQRMLPRIVLIACGSFSPPTPMHFRMFEIARDYFKTQGTHHVIGGIVSPTHDSYQKKGLVAGTHRFAMLKLALQSSTWIKPSDWEILQSEWSRTISVLQYHQNYMNNYINSPLESDMNGTLPGWLPPGLRERQDSVQLKLLCGADLLESFAVPGLWADKDIEDIVGSHGLVVISRYGANPEKFIFESDMLTKYQKHITLITNWVPNEVSSTMIRRLISRDQSVKYLLDDRVIDYIQMQGLFNCKTFNLDNRKPSSMNVFCCGDNENIASAKKLLPSRNGPGQVVQVVTSEKGTKVATEIQHAGSRWDESDAKKKKTDAVNV; this is translated from the exons ATGTCGACAATAATTGAAGATGAGCAAATGAATAATCAGCGGATGTTGCCTCGGATTGTTCTGATAGCCTGTGGCTCCTTTAGTCCACCGACGCCAATGCACTTTCGTATGTTTG AAATTGCACGTGATTATTTCAAAACACAAGGAACACATCACGTTATTGGCGGTATCGTTTCACCCACACACGATTCCTATCAGAAGAAAGGACTCGTTGCTGGTACACATCGATTTGCTATGTTGAAATTAGCGCTGCAATCCTCAACATGgataaaa cCCTCAGACTGGGAAATACTACAATCGGAATGGTCACGCACTATCTCCGTTCTACAGTACCATCAAAACTATATGAATAACTATATTAACTCACCACTAGAAAGTGACATGAACGGCACTCTACCTGGTTGGCTGCCTCCCGGTTTGCGTGAGCGGCAGGATAGTGTGCAATTGAAATTGCTGTGTGGAGCTGATTTACTAGAATCATTTGCAGTGCCTGGATTATGGGCAGATAAGGAT attgaaGATATTGTTGGCAGTCATGGTTTGGTGGTAATTTCACGTTACGGCGCTAATCCTGAAAAATTCATTTTCGAGTCGGATATGTTGACAAAATATCAG AAACATATTACGTTAATAACGAATTGGGTACCGAATGAAGTTAGTTCAACAATGATCCGACGTCTTATTTCGCGCGATCAGTCTGTGAAATACTTGCTCGATGACAGGGTCATTGACTATATTCAAATGCAAGGACTATTTAACTGTAAAAC ttttaatttagaTAATCGTAAGCCGTCAAGCATGAATGTTTTTTGTTGTGGTGACAATGAGAATATTGCCTCTGCCAAGAAGTTGTTACCAAGTCGTAATGGGCCAGGACAAGTTGTGCAGGTGGTGACGTCCGAGAAGGGTACAAAAGTTGCAACGGAGATCCAGCACGCTGGCAGTCGCTGGGATGAG TCCGATGCCAAAAAGAAAAAGACAGATGCTGTGAATGTATAA
- the Nmnat gene encoding nicotinamide/nicotinic acid mononucleotide adenylyltransferase 3 isoform X2 produces the protein MSTIIEDEQMNNQRMLPRIVLIACGSFSPPTPMHFRMFEIARDYFKTQGTHHVIGGIVSPTHDSYQKKGLVAGTHRFAMLKLALQSSTWIKPSDWEILQSEWSRTISVLQYHQNYMNNYINSPLESDMNGTLPGWLPPGLRERQDSVQLKLLCGADLLESFAVPGLWADKDIEDIVGSHGLVVISRYGANPEKFIFESDMLTKYQKHITLITNWVPNEVSSTMIRRLISRDQSVKYLLDDRVIDYIQMQGLFNCKTNNPTTCHN, from the exons ATGTCGACAATAATTGAAGATGAGCAAATGAATAATCAGCGGATGTTGCCTCGGATTGTTCTGATAGCCTGTGGCTCCTTTAGTCCACCGACGCCAATGCACTTTCGTATGTTTG AAATTGCACGTGATTATTTCAAAACACAAGGAACACATCACGTTATTGGCGGTATCGTTTCACCCACACACGATTCCTATCAGAAGAAAGGACTCGTTGCTGGTACACATCGATTTGCTATGTTGAAATTAGCGCTGCAATCCTCAACATGgataaaa cCCTCAGACTGGGAAATACTACAATCGGAATGGTCACGCACTATCTCCGTTCTACAGTACCATCAAAACTATATGAATAACTATATTAACTCACCACTAGAAAGTGACATGAACGGCACTCTACCTGGTTGGCTGCCTCCCGGTTTGCGTGAGCGGCAGGATAGTGTGCAATTGAAATTGCTGTGTGGAGCTGATTTACTAGAATCATTTGCAGTGCCTGGATTATGGGCAGATAAGGAT attgaaGATATTGTTGGCAGTCATGGTTTGGTGGTAATTTCACGTTACGGCGCTAATCCTGAAAAATTCATTTTCGAGTCGGATATGTTGACAAAATATCAG AAACATATTACGTTAATAACGAATTGGGTACCGAATGAAGTTAGTTCAACAATGATCCGACGTCTTATTTCGCGCGATCAGTCTGTGAAATACTTGCTCGATGACAGGGTCATTGACTATATTCAAATGCAAGGACTATTTAACTGTAAAAC AAACAATCCGACAACCTGTCACAATTAA